From the Firmicutes bacterium HGW-Firmicutes-1 genome, the window TTCTTTATTTATGTTTCCGAACCCTTGAAATCGTAATACTGCGTACCAACTCAACTCCAGTGTTTATAAACGTTTCAACAGACAACAGGTCTCCACATGCCTTGAGTAGACAAAAATGATGACGCTAAGACCCATTGGTTTCTTGACGGAGAGGTATTTTTTACCATATATCTCTTACCATTTCTATTCTGATATCAGAAGTAGTGTTTTACCTGCGTGGTACCTATGTGCTTCTGATCTCTGTTAATCTCGAATTATCTGATTCGCCCTTCTGACGAATCAAAACAAGCTAATTAAATAAACTTCATTTCAAGATAATTCTTCTCATTGATTCTCTAAAGATCTCCAATTTTCATAGTATTCATTTAATTCATCTAGAATAATATCATAAGTTAATTAATCAGCTTCATCGTAAGTGTGCCAATTAGTCTTGCGCTTTAATCTAACTCTACAATATTATTTTCAATCTCTTTCTCATTTGAAAACTACATTTTCTTTTTATAAAGACATCCAATAGCTATAAGGTTTCCTCATAATATAAAATACAAAATACAATCCTCATCCGATGTTAATTTATTGAAAATTCACATAACGTGAAATTTGCACCTACTACCTTATTCCTGACTGATTTTGCTTGAAATAGTGCTTTATCTGCTTCTGCAAATAATAAATCTATAGCAATCGGTTTATCTGTTGTTGCCACACCAATACAAACTGTAACACCATAACATTTTTCAGATTTCTCTATTGTATTCCTTAAACGTTCGGCATATTTTAATGCGTCTTGATTATTAGTGTCAGGAAAAATAATGGCAAATTCTTCACCTCCCCATCGTGCAATTGTATCAATCTCTCTAGAATTTATTTTGAAAATTTCTGAAACCCGTTTGAGAAGCTTGTCGCCACCCAAGTGCCCATATTTATCATTTACTTTTTTAAAATGATCAATATCAATTATGACTAAAGAAAGTTCAGTTTTTGAACGATTTAGTCTTTTTAACTCAAATTCCAATTTTTCATATAAGTATCTACGGTTATATAGGTTCGTAAGTGTATCTTTATAAGCATAGTACATTAAGTTTTTTATCCATTTGCCACAAAAGATGCTCATAACAGTCAGAGATGCAATAACGCTCATCCAATAATAATCATGGAAAGGTGGTTTTATATTTTTATATAAAAAATAAAATATAGAACTAATTAACAATCCACAAACCCCCATATAAACATGGATATTTTTATATATAGCATCTCTCATATAAAACGGCCACCCCACTTAACTATTTTTCTTATTCATTTACAATTTTTCACTATAAATATCATAAACGTCTTACAAGCTTTTATAGTTACTTGTTTATTAATTATATTTTATACATAAAATCCTATTCTGTAAATATTTATCAAACAATGTTTAAGATCTTCTAAATAAACAATTAATTCACCTTTTTGTTGCGAACTGAGTATTCCACACTAAATTGATCCACCAATTCACGCAGGAAACTACAATATATGTTAGGAAGTGAATGGCAATCCCTCTCCACACTATCTGCGATGCTCTTCCAACAATTGTAATCGTATGCAAGTCAAGGATAAATCAATCTAGAACTAAATATAATTAAATAGCTGTGTTTCATGAAAATACTCGATTGGAAGACAATAATTCAATTTTTTACTTAGACTTAAGTTTATAACACTTACCTCTATTAATGATATAGACAAATTATAATATCAAATTTCCAAACTTATCTTTGGGGTAATCCGAGCTTTTTTATAATCAGAGTGTTCACCGGACGCTTTTGGAAACAGAAATTTTATCCAGTATTTTGATGTATATAACAATAAACATGGAATTGTGATTGAAAAACAAATAAGATATTAACGGACACGAATATATATTAAGACTATATAATCCTAAAAGCAACAGCATGTTGATTTACTATCAGCAGGCTGTTGCTTTATCCAAGTCATAAATATTTTAAAAACATATGAATTTTATTAATAGATTATCTATTTACCAATATTATCTTACAATAAAACTTACTAGAGAAAAATTTAAGCAATTTTACAAAACTTAATTATACATTTATTGAAACGCATCAGAAACTTCTTCAATGATATACTACTCACTTCTTAGAGCTTCAACAGCATCTTTTCTTGATGCAATTTTTGCTGGAATATGTCCACCAAGAACCGTCAGAATAGTGCTGATAACTACCAGCATAATAGCATGTAAGATTTGAAGATTAGCAACACCTTTTAATTCGGTCAAATTAAAAATAATCGAGTTTATTGGTATTGTCAAAAGTCCAGCTATGCTGATTCCAAGTAGTCCAGAAAACACACCCAAAATAAAGGTTTCTGCATTGAATACACGCGTAATATCTTTCTTCCTTGCCCCTAAAGCACGCAACACGCCAATTTCCTTAGTACGTTCCAATACTGAAGTATAAGTGATAATGCCTATCATAATCAAACTGACAACAAGTGAAATAGCGGCAAAGGCAATCAGAATAACAGTTATAGCATCCATTATTCCACCTGTAAGGTCTGTCATTGTTCCTGACAAATCAGAATAAATAATTTGATCATCTATATTTTTTCCATCATTAAATGCGTCTAAATAAGCAAGAACTTCATCTTTATCTTCAAAATTGTCAGGATACACCATGACCATAAAAGGAGTATCATTTCCGCCAAGATAAGATAAAAAATTAGACTTTGTATCTTTATCCATATCCTCCAATGACATGATGTTTTTATCGCTCAACATCTGAGCTTTAACAATTTCAGAATTGATTGCATCATCAATAACTATTTGAGTTAACTCATCACTGTAAGCAATGCCGGAACCAAGAATTCCTATGCGTACATCTTGTTTTTGACGAATAACTCCAACAATTTTTGTAGTAATGCTTTTCTCAGAAGCAAACATTTTTTCATAATCTTGACCTGGAAGGAAAGACCCCATCTCTGTTTTGACATAAAAATCATTATTTGAAATTATTTTGAACTCTGTACCAAGAATATCTTTAAATTTAATACTCTCGATATTTTCAGTGTCAAAACCAAGCCCTTTGAGTGTATTAAAGTCAATTCTGTTCTTTGCGTCTATTACAAGAACTAAGTCAGTTGCGCTCTTTGGATATTCTCCGGAGAGCAATTCATAATTTTTAATAAGATAGGATTCATCACCCTCTTTTAACTGCTTTGGGTATGACGAAAGACCAATGGCATTCATGCTTTGTAAATTAGCCATATTTGACATGCTTGAAATGCTCATACCGTCTCCAAGCGATGCCATAATATTAGTAAGCATAACTGGTTTAATAGTACCTTTAACATCGCGCAACATGTTCATGCCAACAATACGTGTAAAGCCTATACTACTGCATATTTCAGGATCTATCTCATTCAAATATTCAATATAGTTATCTGTGAGTTTATTCTGATGCGCAATACTGGTTTTTGCGGGATCATAAAGATACACTTCATCAGAATCAGCATATTCCTCAGTACCCATCATTTTATCTTTCATAAGATCCTGCATACTGGATATATTTTCTGCATCTAATTGAATAGGTGATTGAGATATTATGATAGGGAACTCGGACAACGCATCACTCTGGAAAGTATCTATTTGCGTTTGAAACCCTGTAGATAGGCTCAGAATAACAGCTATTCCTATAATCCCGATACTGGATGCAAGTGCCGTTAAAAAAGTCCTTCCTTTTTTGGTCCTTAGATTAGTAAATGAAAGCTTTAATGCCATTAAAAAGTTCATGCTAGTTTTCTTAAGAACAAAACTATCCGGTTTTGGTTTTTCTTGATGTGGATGACTATCTGCTATAATTTTGCCGTCTTGAAACCTAATAATTCTGTCTGCATATTGATCTGCAATCTCAGGATTGTGTGTGACCACAATAACCAAACGATCTTTTGCTACTTCTTTTATCAAATCCATAATCTGAATGCTCGTCACAGTGTCCAAGGCACCCGTTGGTTCGTCGCATAAAAGTATTTCAGGATTGTTTGCAAGTGCTCTTGCAATGGCAACACGTTGCATTTGTCCACCAGATAACTGATTTGGCTTCTTGTGTAGATGATCTTTAAGACCAACTTGTTCTAAAACCTCAAGTGCTCTCTTGCGTTTTTCCTCAG encodes:
- a CDS encoding GGDEF domain-containing protein codes for the protein MRDAIYKNIHVYMGVCGLLISSIFYFLYKNIKPPFHDYYWMSVIASLTVMSIFCGKWIKNLMYYAYKDTLTNLYNRRYLYEKLEFELKRLNRSKTELSLVIIDIDHFKKVNDKYGHLGGDKLLKRVSEIFKINSREIDTIARWGGEEFAIIFPDTNNQDALKYAERLRNTIEKSEKCYGVTVCIGVATTDKPIAIDLLFAEADKALFQAKSVRNKVVGANFTLCEFSIN
- a CDS encoding sulfate ABC transporter ATP-binding protein; protein product: MLEFKNIKKTYHVGGIETRALDDISVAFREKEFVAILGTSGSGKTTCLNIIGGLDHYDSGELIIKGKKTSDFQEQDWDAYRNNSIGFVFQNYNLITHLSIIANVELGMTLSGVPAEEKRKRALEVLEQVGLKDHLHKKPNQLSGGQMQRVAIARALANNPEILLCDEPTGALDTVTSIQIMDLIKEVAKDRLVIVVTHNPEIADQYADRIIRFQDGKIIADSHPHQEKPKPDSFVLKKTSMNFLMALKLSFTNLRTKKGRTFLTALASSIGIIGIAVILSLSTGFQTQIDTFQSDALSEFPIIISQSPIQLDAENISSMQDLMKDKMMGTEEYADSDEVYLYDPAKTSIAHQNKLTDNYIEYLNEIDPEICSSIGFTRIVGMNMLRDVKGTIKPVMLTNIMASLGDGMSISSMSNMANLQSMNAIGLSSYPKQLKEGDESYLIKNYELLSGEYPKSATDLVLVIDAKNRIDFNTLKGLGFDTENIESIKFKDILGTEFKIISNNDFYVKTEMGSFLPGQDYEKMFASEKSITTKIVGVIRQKQDVRIGILGSGIAYSDELTQIVIDDAINSEIVKAQMLSDKNIMSLEDMDKDTKSNFLSYLGGNDTPFMVMVYPDNFEDKDEVLAYLDAFNDGKNIDDQIIYSDLSGTMTDLTGGIMDAITVILIAFAAISLVVSLIMIGIITYTSVLERTKEIGVLRALGARKKDITRVFNAETFILGVFSGLLGISIAGLLTIPINSIIFNLTELKGVANLQILHAIMLVVISTILTVLGGHIPAKIASRKDAVEALRSE